The DNA sequence TGCTACCAGGCGGGTCACACAATGACTGCGACACCACGATTTCATCTTAGGGGCGTCACCAAGTGCTGTCAAGGAAACCAATCATGAAATTTATTTATCAATAATCGATTTAAGCAAATCGGTATAAGCCAATGTTTTTACTCTTTTATTGCAACGAAGCAAATGATGAGGAGCGCGATCAATATCCTCAACTAAGCAGGGTAACTTTGAACCCAAACATCGTGCGTACTCAAGACCCGTTGCATCTGCAAAATCTTTCGATCCTTAGTCATTAATTGACTAGGGCGGTAGTGATATGCCAAATCAATAAAGGGTTGATCATCTGGATCATCGCAGCGATACGAGCAGCGCGGTGGCGTGGGTTTATGAATCGCCATCTGAGTCCAGGAGCCCAGCAAAGTCGATTGATCATTTGAGTTCTGAGCAAATTGTGGACGGGCGATGACGTCGGTGAGCTCAAGGAGCATCTCGGAGCTGTAAATAAGCTCAAACTGTCCCCGAGCAATGCCATCACGAATCCAATCGGCACGTGGATCTTGAAACACCAACAGATCAAGCACGATATTGGTGTCAAGAACCAGAGTTGTTATTGCCATCCGTGCAGCCAACGATCTAAATCCTTCAGTTCAGTCCAGAGCAGAAGATAGCGCCGCTTCGTTAGAACTGCCTCGAGCTCGACATAGTTTTTCGGAATCGTTTGGTCGCTCGGCAATTGCGGATCATGGACCCTGCTCACCAGAAAATGCTTCTCTCGATGTTGAGGGATGACCGCCGTCCATTTCGTAAGTAATAATTTTTTATGCGAAAGAGGGCGTTTTTGCGACTTGTCGGGTGGGGCCATGATTATTCCTTATACTCGATTCTAATCATTCCTATGAAGAGAAAACCATGACCTTATTCATGCTGACCTGGGCAATTACGTCCTTATCCCTATGGGCGGCAACCTATGTATTTGATGGCTTGCAATTTAATGATTCTGGAGCATTAATTATTTCTGCTCTTGTCTTGGGCCTTGCTAACGCCATCGTCCGTCCTTTATTGATCCTGTTTACCTTACCGCTTACCATCCTTAGTCTTGGATTCTTCTTACTGGTGATTAATGCCTTGGTACTGATGCTGGTTGCTCAGGTGGTCAACGGTTTTATCCTCTCCGGATTTTGGACCGCCTTCTTTGCCAGCATCTTTATTGCCATTCTGAACGCCATCATCGGTTCCTTATTTAGCATCAATCGCATCAAAATTGAGCGCATCCGCTAAGCATCCTGCCTTCGTAGTTGAGGTGCCCTATACCACCTCGCCAAAGATGAGCCGGTATGCAGGCCCATTAATGGATGCTCATCCGGACCCTCGTTATTTAGAAGCTAAGAACCATGAGCTTGCTCTTCTTGGGTCTGAGTTATGTGCCCAGCAGGACGCCGAGCAAACGCGGGAACTGATTACTAAAGCGGCACATGCTCTCAATTTGCCAGAAGCCAGAACTATTCGGAAGATTGATGATTTGGCGCTATGCCTCAATGAGGATGTTGCGCTGTTGGAGAACGATACCCTCACGGCCATTTGCTTTTGCTTTCCCAGTAGTTGGATACCTGCTAAACGTCTTGGCATGCCACTCGCACAAATTCATCATCCGGTTGCGGATGGGGAGCGACTGGTGCAGGCCAGTCCAAAGATCGCCCATGTCATGAGCGATCCTCAGCAAGGATCCTTTCGGCGTTTTGTCTGGACGATTAGCAATAGTCCCGAACTCAGTCAACATCCATCACGAAAGTCAAATGCAACACCACAAAGGATCGATGATCTGTATTACCGCTTAGAAACTCAAACCACTATGCCAATCAACACCTCTCAGGGAAGAGCCAGTCTATTTCTTGTGAAGGTTGAGGTTTGCCCATTGATGGTGTTTTGGCAAAACCCAGAACAACGCACTCAAATCTGTGCGAGTATTCAATCGATGAGTGAAGCGGTATTGGAGTACAAAAATTTACACTCGATTAAAGCCTTACTACTTCAGAATAGGTGATTGAATAGGGTTATGAAATGGAAAGTTTTGGACCGATTATTCTGATTGAGGTCATCCTCGTATTTGGAGGGGTGCTACTCTTTGCATGGTGGCAATTGCGCGATCTCAAGAAAGAACGCGAGAAGGATCAAAAAAAGAGGGAAGAGGATAAATCCTAAGCATATTGCACTGCATCGATAGACATCATCTCAAATACTTGCTAAAACTTAGAATTACACTAAGATGAACTTATTGTGCCAAAACCAGCCACAAAATACTTCCCTGAAGAGAGCTACACCGAACTCGATTTGGTCAGTCTGTCCTACGTCAGTGATGCAACCGAAGAGTTTGGCATTTTGGCATTGATGCAGCTAGTAGATAAGGCATCACGTCGCAATAAGAGCTTAAACATCACTGGCGTTTTATCCTTTGACAATGGTCGCTTTGGTCAAATATTGGAGGGTAAGCCCAAGGATGTGGAATTGCTTTGGGAGGCTATCCAGCGTGATCCACGTCATTCCAATGTAGTATCGCTCGGTATGAAGCGTATCAATTCTAGGCGCTTTGCAAACTGGTCCATGCGTCTGTGTGGCCGAGAAGAAATTACTTCCGCTAATCCCGACATCAAGCTCTAATTATTTTTGTAACTCGCATTGCATGATGGGATATCCATCTTGCAAGCTTGCCTGCACATACTGATCGGTCTTTGATACATACACCTTCACTCCTTTGCCGTCGCCAATATTGTTGACATTGGTAAAGAGTGCGGTCTTACTGTCAATCCGTTTTAAGCTTGCAATCGTGGTCGGTTCACCGATACTAAATTTAGAGCCCGTCCAGCGGTCGGGTCGAATGAAGTCGCCCTTAACCAGTTTGCCGCGGTAGGTCTTCATATAAATACAATCTTTTTGATTGAGGATCAAATCAACTGGATCATCTTTACGGTCAAACCAGCTTGCCTGTAATAAGGAACTTGATAGAAGTAGCATCACGCACAATAAAGGGTTAATCAAGCGCTTCTTCATGATGCGAGAATTAGATCAATTGAGAACCTTATAGCCACGACCCACTAGGCATTTCTTGACAATGGCCTCTTGGGATTCATTTCCCTTATAAGCGCCACCAGCAGCTCCGATCACCGCACCGGCTCCTGCAGCCTGAACAATCTCCGTGCGATTACCGCCGGTAACAAGTCCTAGCAAACCCCCCACGACAGCACCCGCGCCTGCACCCTTCGCAGCGGTACCACCCATACCACTTGCTTCCTTGGCATAGTTTTGACATTCGGCAAGATCTTTTTCATAGCGCGCTTCGTTGACACCTTTCATGTCCACTATTGGGCGCACATCAGCGCCAGCACAGGCAGCCAGTACCACTGCTGTTAGGGGAATGAGATAGATCTTGCTTGCTTGATGAACTTTCACCTAAATCATTAAATCAAAGGCGATGGGGATCGTCAAGGATTGCGTGATCAAGCCCTAAACCGCCCACCTTTAATGCTTTCTAAGCCCCGTGGATCAAGTTGATAGAGATAAACCCAAGCGATTTGCCATTCCGATGTTCCAATGAGATGGATGGAGCGCAATACGCGTTGATATTCATGGGGGCTTGGATCGTCGGGCGAGCATTCTTCATATCGATCAACCACATCCAGTAATTGCATATTGTTTAGGCGCCAGAGCTCTCCATAAACCCAAGATTCTGCAAACTGGATTGACTCGCTGGGTCGATCCGTAGCGCCGGGATACCAGGATATTCGATAGAGCAGACCAGGCATCTGCGCTGCACCCAAGTACTCAGCACCCGCATGAAATTGCATTGCATTGGGATGACTAAAGGGGCTCATTAAGGTTCCATAAACAAATAGAAGATCGGAGCGCATCATTGTTTTACATGGAAACCCTAATAGGAGGAAGTAAAAAGCCTATTCACAATCAATCTTAATCGATCAAGAAGGTGCACCAAGATGAAAACCGTTAGCCAGCTGCTCGCAGAGAAACATCACCGAATCGAAACTATTGCTCCCAATGTACATGTGTTTGATGCCCTAAAACTCATGTTGGAGAAAGACATTGGCTCGCTGTTGGTAATTGAGTTTGGTAACCTAGTCGGCATTTTCACTGAGCGTGATTACGCCCGTAAATTAGTTCTACAGGGCAAAAGCTCACAAAATACCTTGGTGCGAGATGTCATGAGTACCAAACTGATTACAGTAAAACCAGCAGATACCCTGGACTACTGTATGCAACTCGTGACAGAAAAGCGCATTCGCCATCTCCCAGTATTGGATGGCGGCCGCTTGATTGGCATGCTATCGATTGGGGATTTGCTCAAAGCTGCACTCGCAGAACAAGCTGCTACGATTGCGCAACTTGAGGCGTATATTAATTCTTAAAGCCCCATTTCTTTAAAGACGTCTTTGGCGGTACGAAAGCTATCAATGGCTGCCGGAACGCCGCAATAGATTGCCGATTGTAAAAAGATCTCTGCAATCTCATCTTTGGTCAAACCATTATTGATTGCACCCTTAACATGCAGTTTGAGTTCATGGGGCCGATTGAGTGCAGTCAGCATTGCTAAATTAACAATGCTGCGGGTTTTGCGATCAAGGCCAGGCCGATTCCAGATTTCATTCCAGCAGTATTCAGTTACCAGCTCTTGGAGCGGTAAGTTGAACGAATCGGCATTGCGAATCGCTTGATCCACGTACTCGGCACCGAGTACCTCACGACGGGTTTTTAATCCTTTTTCAAAAGCATCACGATTCATGACTGTCTCCTTAGTAATTTACTAAACAGCAGTATAGTAATAGGCATGAACATTCGTTTGATTCCCGGAATTCTGATCATGGCAGTAGGCCTATCAGCCTGCGGAACCCCAGAGAGTGGCTTTCGGGTGGTTCAACGTTCCGACGGCATGATTGGTGTGCAGGCTGTGAAGGGCGCTAAAGAGATCGAGGCACAAGAGCTGGCAACTAAAGAGTGTAAAAAGAATGGAAAATCCGTCGCCCGTATTTCAGAGGCCCGCACCACCCACAATGACAAATTTCCAATGATTTATATTTATCAATGTCTGCGCTAGTCATACCTAGCGACCTAATCCAATGTCGATTCACACTCATACCCAAACCATTCCACTATTTCCACTGGGAACCACCTTATTCCCTGATGGAGTGATGCTGCTCAAAATCTTTGAAGTGCGCTACCTCGATATGGTCAAACAGTGTGTGCGCGAGGGTTCTGGCTTTGGTGTGGTTACCCTAAACAGTGGGGACGAGGTGCGTATGCCAGGTCAAGAGATTGGATTTAATTCAGTAGGAACCTTTGCCCGGATTAAAGAATTTGATCCGGTACAGCCTAGTCTCTTCATGATTCAATGCCAAGGGGAGCAGCGCTTTCGTGTCAAATCCAGTGAAACCAAACGCAATGGCCTGATTGTTGCCGAGGTTGATTTCATCGAAGACGATGCTTTCATGGAGGTTCCAGAGGATCTCAAAATTGCCTCTACCGTATTGGGTAAAGTGATTCAGTCTTTTAAAGAGCAGGGCGCAGCCCTTGGGAAAGAGCTGCCCTTTAGTAAACCCTATCGCTTTAACGAATGCGGCTGGGTCGCCAATCGCTGGTGCGAGCTCTTGCAATTAAGCCCTGGCCAGAAGCAATTTTTCTTAGAACAAGAGAGTCCTCGTCTTCGGTTGGATCTGATTCATGAACTGCTAGAAGAGATGGGCGTCTATAAAGCCGTTAAGTAAGCATGAGCTATTCCTACGAATGCTCGGTTTGTGGGAACGCCCGTCCCGTTACTGGCGAATGCCCATTTTGTAATACACCAATTGCACCGCTTGCACACTCCGATACTGACGTCATTAACCTAGAGCTGGATAGCCCTTCGAGCGATGAAGCCCTTGATCAACTAACGCATTACATTCGGGCTGCCAGTGAAGCGCAAATTCGGGCCTTGGTTGTGATTCATGGTTATGGCTCGAGCGGGAAGGGTGGCAATATCCGCAAAAAGGTTCGTGAGGCTTTGGAACATAATTATTTTGCGGATCGTGTGAGCGAGTATTATCACGGTGAGGATCTTCGGCATCAATCGGACTTATATCGTGACGTAATTAAGCGCCGACCTGGTTTAAAGAAGCACTTCAAATTGTTTAAAGAGGGTAATGCTGGAATGACCTTATTAATGATGCACTCACAGCCCTAAGAGCAATGCCAAACTATTGGTCCACCAGCGGTTTTGATACATTGAAAGTGAATGCAGATCACCATCTGGTGGTGACCGATGACTTTCTTAGAACCTATCTTGCTCGCCCGGAGCTGAGTCTCATTCCACAGTCGTGCGCTCAAGAACGAGCGGTCCATGAGCGTCTATTGAATTCACCACGCGAAGAAATTAGCCAAGCTGAGATTCAGAAAATCGCCGATCACGACGTGCAGGCTAACTATGAAATTTGGTTTCGCTACCGAGCTAAATTATTAGCCGCAAGCTCCCTTGAGCACTTTTACATGAGTCTGTTTCAGGGGAAGGGAGTCGATGTCCCACCTTTATTTGTGAGCCAGCTCACTCAAATTTTCCTTCGGCATATATTGGGTGAGAACCCAGACCCTTACGAACTAAGGATGGCAGAGTTCTTCTTTCGCACCCAAAAGGTCAGCATTCTGGAGGGTGGTGTTTTAATGGCAGCAGACCATGAAACGATTGAGCGAAATGCACAGGCCTCTGACTTTGGCAATATTGTTGATCTTCTAAAGAATCAATCACTGGCTGCTCGTACGATCGACTTGGATGTATTGCATCCCGATAATGCCAAGTCCTATTGGGGTCGTGATGAGTTCTATGATTTCGCAGTCCAGCTCAATTTCGATCAGCCTGCATTACCTGCCTTGGCGCGTCTTCTAGAAAAATGGATCAAGCATTTTTTAGGGATCGATACAGTGATTACCCCGTTGAAGGAGATCGCCGACTCCAAATGGGTTTGGCATGTTGGCTTAGATGCTGCTGCGACCGAGATTCTGAATGGTTTGTACCAAGAGCAGAGTCTTGATGAAAGTGTTCTTAACCGCTTAATTTGCCTCTTTAAGCTCGAATTCAAGGACCTGAGCCCAGTGCTTAGCCAGGTTCGAGGCAAACCCGTGTATTTGGGTCTGGCAATGAACGATCAGTCTCAGATTAAGCTCAAGCCCCAGAACCTCTTATTTAATCTTCCCTTAAGCCCTGTTTCGTAAACACTTTTTTCTATTCCGTCTGTTGCAGCGCAATAGAATTTAGGGTATACTATTAGGTATAAACCCTTAGGAGAAGAAAATGACTACAACAACTATCAAACCCACTTTGGCTGCCGGTTCAATAGGAGCTAGCGCCGGATCAAATTCTGGTATCTTGGCAACAATCCTTAAAACCTTGCGCATGCTTGGCAAGGCCTGGGAAGAGTCCAGAGTGGAATATAAAAAACGTGCCATCTTAGGTGGCGGTTGGGAATAATTGAAACCTGTCCGTATTGACTTTGTATCCGATATCGCCTGTCCTTGGTGTGCCGTTGGATTAGCATCCCTAGAACAGGCGTTAAAAGAACTCGGAAGTGAAGTCAGTACGGAGATCCAGTTTCAACCCTTTGAATTAAACCCTCATATGCCCCCAGGCGGGCAAGATGTCTTTGAGCATCTCACCGAGAAGTACGGCACGACCATTACTCAGGTCAAGGCCAATCAAGAGAAAATCTATCAGCGTGCTGCTGAACTAGGATTTCCATTTCATCCCGAAGGTCGCAAGCGGGTCTACAACACCTTCAATGCCCATCGTCTATTACATTGGGCCATGGTGGAATTTGATCTCGATGCCCAGCATCGTCTCAAAAAAGAGCTTCTCAAGAGTTACTTCACCTTAGCAGTTGATATGGATCAGCACGAACAGCTGCTAGAAGCAGTTGAGCGTGCTCAGTTACCAGCCGGGCGCGCTCGAGAAGTTCTCGCCTCTGATGAGTTCGCAAAGGATGTGAAAGACCAAGAGCAAAAATACCATCAGCTTGGCGTGCACTCGGTACCCTCGATCATTCTGAACAATCAATTCATTATTCAGGGTGCACAATCCCCAGAGCTCTTTGCGGAAGCTCTGCGTGATTGCGCCAATGGCGTGATCTAAATCCCAGCACTTCTAATGAATACAATGACGGTATTCATTTTGGAGGGTAGCTCATGATTCACGGAATTCAAATTAACCCACGGCACGAACCTGCCGAATTAGGCATTCATGCGCTGCGTGGTATGCCATCCACCGTGATAAGCGATATGTTGGGACGCACCCTGGTTGCCAAGGATATTCTGCCGATTCATCGCGCGCCAATGTCTGTCTGCGGTAATGCTTTCACCATCAAAGTTCATACGGCAGATAACCTCATGGTTCACAAAGCATTACAAATGGTGCGTCCAGGGGATGTGATGGTGATTGATGCCGAGGGCGATACCGGTTGCGCGGTGATTGGTGAGATCTTGACGCGCGTTGCTAAAAGTCGCGGCGTCGTCGGTATCGTTGTCGATGGTGCAGTGCGCGATGTCGATGCGCTCGAGGAGTTAGCCTTCCCATGCTGGGCACGTGGTATTAGTTTGCGTGGCCCCTTAAAGGATGGACCAGGTGCAATTAATATACCCGTCTCCATCGGCGGGATGATTGTGAACCCTGGAGACATTATCTTGGGTGATCAAGACGGCGTGATTGCCGTTCCTCCAACTCTTGCTGCAGAAGCAGCCCGTCTTGGCCAAGAAAAGATCAAGCAAGAACAAGAGATTCTCAAAACGATCGAAGCCGGAACTTATGCGGCACCATGGGTTGATGAGCTACTCATCAAAAAAGGGGTGAAGCTTTAATTACAAAGCGATCACGCAGCGATTAGCAATCCCCACTTGGCTTAAAACCTGAGAACCATTCAAACCAGCAATCTCAAGAACGCAAACCGCTGCAGCAACTTGCGCTCCGGTTTTCTGAACAAGACGCGCAGTTGCGGCGATAGTACCGCCAGTCGCCAAAACGTCATCAACGATCAGCACCGAAGCCCCGGGCTGCAAAATATGTTTACTGATCTCAAGAGTATCTGATCCGTACTCTAAGCCATAGGATTCTTGATGGATATCGGGCGGTAATTTGTTGGGCTTGCGGACCATCACGAACCCTTTATGAAGATGAGTGGCAAGTGCCGAGGCAAAAATAAAGCCCCGGGACTCAATCCCCAAAATATAGTCAAAGGAGTACTCAGTGCTAAGCTTACCTAGCGATTGAACGGTATAAGCAAAGGCATCCGCATTGGCGAGTAGGGGAGCAATGTCCCGAAATACGATCCCAGGCTTCGGAAAGTCCAAAATGCCAGGCAAGTAGTCTTCAAGCTTCATCCGTTTAGAATCCAATCATGACTATCGAACACCCCATCTTACTAGTAGTTGCTCTTAAGAATGAACTTGAGGCAATTACCATTCCAAAAAACATTGCAGTGGCATACACCGGAATCGGCAAAATCAATGCGGCTACGGTTACTCAAAGTGCGATTATTCATTATCAACCCAGTTTGATCATTAACTTTGGAACTGCCGGAGGATTGAATCCCAAGCTCAGTGAGTTAGTAACGATCGGACGTGTGATTCAGCGCGATATGAATGCGCAGCCCCTGGCACCTCGTGGCATCACCCCGTTTTGCACCAAGCCCGCCGAATATCTATCTGAGTCGGGTAAATATACCTGTGGCACTGGAGATAGCTTCGTAACCAGCATAGATCCTTGGTTGATCGAGCAGAAGGTTGATGTGGTGGATATGGAGTTATTTGCCATTGCGGCAATCGCCCATCAGCACCAAATCCCTTGGCGCTCATATAAATTTATCAGTGATACCGCCGATGATCAGGCAGGTGAGCAGTGGCACGAGAAAATAAACCATGGGGAAGAGCTCTTCTTGGAAGAGCTCAAACAGTTACTATCTTGATCGGACCCATGCTCAATCGACCCATTCTCTTGCTAACAGCAGGACTCTGCCTTCATGGAAATGGATGGGCAAACGAAGAAACCGCTGAGGTTTCCAAAACGATACGCGTCAAGCCAATTCCGATGGAAAGCGCAAAGACCATTATTGGTCAAGACTTTCGTTACCCCAGTGGAACGCCCCAGATTCAGGTCTTTGAGATTGAGATTCCTCCGGGTCAGCAAACCACATTGCATCGCCATGCCATACCACTCTTTGCCTATATCGCCAGCGGAGACCTGGAGCTTGATTACGGCAGCAAGGGCAAAAAGATTATGCGATCTGGCACCTCGTTTGTGGAAGCCATCAACTGGTGCCACTTTGGTAAGCCCCTGGGTAATCAGTCCGTTAGAATCATTGCTGTTTATCTTGGACAAAAAAATCCAGACCTCGCGATTTCAGAAGACTGTACAAAACCCGATTAGGACGATTCATGAGCACATCATTTGTTATTCCAGCCCCAGTTACTCCATCTTTGCCCGTTGTGGGTGATAGCAAGCGCTTTCCCGTCAATCGCATCTATTGCGTTGGGCGCAATTACGCTGATCACGCCCGTGAGATGGGTCATGACCCCGACCGCGAGCCACCATTCTTTTTCATGAAGCCCGCGACCGCGGTTGTGACCGATGGTCATGACATGGCTTATCCGGCTTTATCCAACGATGTTCACCACGAGTTAGAAATGGTTGTCGCTTTGGGTAAAGGTGGAGCGAATATTCCTGTAGACCAAGCCTTAGATCATGTGTGGGGCTATGGTTTGGGACTCGACATGACCCGTCGTGATTTGCAAGGCGAAGCCAAAAAAATGGGTCGTCCTTGGGATACTGGTAAAGCCTTTGATCAGTCCGCACCATGCTCGGCCTTAGTGCCTGTAAGTCAATGCGGACATTTATCCAAGGGTCGTATTTACCTGACGGTGAACGGTCAAGTGAAGCAAGACGGTGATCTTGCGATGATGATTTGGAATGTACCGGAGACGATTGCCTACTTGTCCACGCTCTTTACCCTAATGCCAGGCGATTTAATCTTCTCAGGAACCCCTGCAGGAGTCGCTGCGGTCCAACGCGGTGATGTATTGGAAGGCCATGTAGATGGCTTACCGACTCTCCAAACCAAAATTGTGTAAGGCTTTAGAGCTCAGACTGGTTCTCGAGCGCAAATAATTTGAGGGTATCAAAATCCACATGGTCAAGTGCATTGATGTGGGTACTCTCTAGTTTAAGGAGTGGTGCACAGCCATTCGCTAGAGCCTCTTGCCAGCGAGTAATGCACAAACACCATTGATCGCCCGCTTTAAGCCCCGGAAAGTTCCACTCTGGTCTCGGGGTAATCAGATCATTGCCCCGCTGATGACTAAACTCCAGAAATTCATCGCTCATGATTGCACATACCAAATGCAAGCCAACATCCTCGTCATTGGTCTTGCAGCAACCATCCCGAAAGAAGCCAGTGAGCGGATCAAACGAGCAGGGTACGAGTGGCTCACCAAAGACATTACGCACAATCTCAGGCATTTGTTCTCCTTACTTCCCTTGCCAATTGGGAGGGCGACCACTTAAAAATGCCGTTACACCCTCTTTAAAGTCTGCGCTGCCGTACACCTCGGTAATTAAATCATCGCAATTCGGTAATGAATGTCCGATCACGCGCGCCATGATGAGTTTGGATGCCTTTTGAGTAATTGGTGCTAGAGCAGCTAATTGCTTTGCAAGATCCATACTCATCCGCTCAAGATCCTCTGATTCACCAGTTTGGTAGATAAATCCCTGTGTCAAAAGCTCTTGCGCCGAGATTAACTCAGCAAGTAAGAGCATGCGTTTTGTGATTGCAACCCCAAGATGGGCCGTTAACCAGGCGATATTGCTCGGCGAGAGGGTATTGCCAAGTGTGCGTGCAATTGGTACTCCAAATTTTGCAGTTGGAGTCGCTATCCGAAAATCACACAAAGCCGCAATTGCTAAGCCACCACCAACTGCGAGTCCATCAATAACTGCAATCGTTGGTATGGGTAGTTGTTGAAGAGGCCCCAAATAGTGATCAATCATGCGCTCATACTGAACCCCATCGGCACCACCTTGAAAGGATTGAAACTGGGCAATATCACTACCCGAGACAAAGGATTTACCACCAATTCCTCGCAAAATAGCGACTCGCACAGAAGGATTTTGTGCAAGCTCTAAACAAATCGTGCGCAATTGCTCATACATCGCCTGCGTCATCGCATTACGCGCTTGGGGATGATCAAAAAAGAGATGTGCGATCGAGTCCTTAATCTCGCAATACACCCGAGCATTGATTGCATCACTCATGCAGCAAATGCACCCTGTGCGCGTAGTGATTCAATTTGATCCGAGGTAAATCCAGCCTGCTCTAAAACCTCTTGGGTATGCTCGCCCAATAGGGGAGGATGACGACGAATTTGCTGCGGGGTGCCTTGCATCTTGACCGCAAAGCCGATGTTAGGAACTTTGCCCTCCAGCGGATGATCAATCTCAATCTTCATTTGGCGATGCTTACCATGCTCGCTCTCAAAAGCCTGCGGATAATCTAAGATTGGCCCAGCCGGAATTCCCTCAGCCAACATCAGATCAATCCACTCACTTGCATCTTTATTAGCAAAGGATTTTTCAAGTTCAGTGATTAGTGCTTGGCGATGACCGAGTCGACCAGCAATCGTTTGGTAATCAGGGTTCTGTAACAGATCTGGGCGCATCAAGATGTCACAGAGTTTTTGCCAAAGCTTGTTATTCGTGGCACCCATCACGAAGTAACCATCTTTTGCTTTCACAGCTTGATAAGGCGCAGTCATACGGTTGGCCGTACCCAGTGCAATAGGAGGTTGACCGGTGCCCCAGTACTCGGAGGTATCCCAAATCGAGAACGCCAGTGCTGAATCAAATAAGGATGCATCAATGTATTGACCCTGGCCCGTGCTCTTGGCTCCAATATACGCTGACAGAGCCGCATAGACCGCAAAGAGTGCGCAGCCAATATCAGCAACGGGAACACCGGCTTTGACGGGTTTGCCATCGCCATGGCCGGTCACACTCATTACTCCGGACATCGCTTGAGCCATTAAATCAAAACCAGGACGCTCTGCCCATGGACCACTTTGGCCAAAACCCGAGATGCTGACGTATACCAGTGCGGGATTGATGTTGCGCATTGCCTCGTAACCAACACCCAGTCGTTTCATGACCCCCGGGCGATAGTTCTCCACCAAAATATCAGCGTCCTTGGCCAACTCAAACAAAATCTCTTTGCCAGCATCGGACTTCAGATTAATCGCAATGCTACGTTTATTGCGATTCATGTTCAAAAAGCCCATGCTATCGGGGCCTTTCATCTTAAAACCCATGGCACCACGGGTTTGGTCACCTGAGCCTGGTGGCTCGACCTTGATGACATCGGCGCCCATATCGGCGAGCAACATACAGCAGTAGGGGCCCGCCATGACTTGACTCACATCAAGAACCTTAACACCGGCGAGGGGTAGAGGACGATTAGTTTGGGATGTAGAGGAATTCATCATGGCATTCTAAACACAAAACCATTTTTTGTTTGTGCACATCCGTCTATTAAAATTATGAGTATGTATATGTTTTTACCTTTTGTGATTGCATTACTAGCCGCCATCTTCATTTGGTTTGAGAAGCGCGTACTTGGATTGCTGTTTGCATTCGCTAGCGCTGTGATCACGGTCGCATGGTTCTTGCATCATGCCTCCGACAAACTCAATATTAGCCTATGAGTAAGCTAACCTTACCATCGCTTAGTGGCC is a window from the Polynucleobacter sp. HIN11 genome containing:
- a CDS encoding DUF6352 family protein, translated to MPNYWSTSGFDTLKVNADHHLVVTDDFLRTYLARPELSLIPQSCAQERAVHERLLNSPREEISQAEIQKIADHDVQANYEIWFRYRAKLLAASSLEHFYMSLFQGKGVDVPPLFVSQLTQIFLRHILGENPDPYELRMAEFFFRTQKVSILEGGVLMAADHETIERNAQASDFGNIVDLLKNQSLAARTIDLDVLHPDNAKSYWGRDEFYDFAVQLNFDQPALPALARLLEKWIKHFLGIDTVITPLKEIADSKWVWHVGLDAAATEILNGLYQEQSLDESVLNRLICLFKLEFKDLSPVLSQVRGKPVYLGLAMNDQSQIKLKPQNLLFNLPLSPVS
- a CDS encoding fumarylacetoacetate hydrolase family protein, which translates into the protein MSTSFVIPAPVTPSLPVVGDSKRFPVNRIYCVGRNYADHAREMGHDPDREPPFFFMKPATAVVTDGHDMAYPALSNDVHHELEMVVALGKGGANIPVDQALDHVWGYGLGLDMTRRDLQGEAKKMGRPWDTGKAFDQSAPCSALVPVSQCGHLSKGRIYLTVNGQVKQDGDLAMMIWNVPETIAYLSTLFTLMPGDLIFSGTPAGVAAVQRGDVLEGHVDGLPTLQTKIV
- a CDS encoding 5'-methylthioadenosine/S-adenosylhomocysteine nucleosidase family protein; translation: MTIEHPILLVVALKNELEAITIPKNIAVAYTGIGKINAATVTQSAIIHYQPSLIINFGTAGGLNPKLSELVTIGRVIQRDMNAQPLAPRGITPFCTKPAEYLSESGKYTCGTGDSFVTSIDPWLIEQKVDVVDMELFAIAAIAHQHQIPWRSYKFISDTADDQAGEQWHEKINHGEELFLEELKQLLS
- a CDS encoding DsbA family oxidoreductase; translation: MKPVRIDFVSDIACPWCAVGLASLEQALKELGSEVSTEIQFQPFELNPHMPPGGQDVFEHLTEKYGTTITQVKANQEKIYQRAAELGFPFHPEGRKRVYNTFNAHRLLHWAMVEFDLDAQHRLKKELLKSYFTLAVDMDQHEQLLEAVERAQLPAGRAREVLASDEFAKDVKDQEQKYHQLGVHSVPSIILNNQFIIQGAQSPELFAEALRDCANGVI
- a CDS encoding cupin domain-containing protein encodes the protein MLNRPILLLTAGLCLHGNGWANEETAEVSKTIRVKPIPMESAKTIIGQDFRYPSGTPQIQVFEIEIPPGQQTTLHRHAIPLFAYIASGDLELDYGSKGKKIMRSGTSFVEAINWCHFGKPLGNQSVRIIAVYLGQKNPDLAISEDCTKPD
- a CDS encoding RraA family protein, with product MIHGIQINPRHEPAELGIHALRGMPSTVISDMLGRTLVAKDILPIHRAPMSVCGNAFTIKVHTADNLMVHKALQMVRPGDVMVIDAEGDTGCAVIGEILTRVAKSRGVVGIVVDGAVRDVDALEELAFPCWARGISLRGPLKDGPGAINIPVSIGGMIVNPGDIILGDQDGVIAVPPTLAAEAARLGQEKIKQEQEILKTIEAGTYAAPWVDELLIKKGVKL
- a CDS encoding adenine phosphoribosyltransferase, with product MKLEDYLPGILDFPKPGIVFRDIAPLLANADAFAYTVQSLGKLSTEYSFDYILGIESRGFIFASALATHLHKGFVMVRKPNKLPPDIHQESYGLEYGSDTLEISKHILQPGASVLIVDDVLATGGTIAATARLVQKTGAQVAAAVCVLEIAGLNGSQVLSQVGIANRCVIAL
- a CDS encoding DUF2237 family protein; translated protein: MPEIVRNVFGEPLVPCSFDPLTGFFRDGCCKTNDEDVGLHLVCAIMSDEFLEFSHQRGNDLITPRPEWNFPGLKAGDQWCLCITRWQEALANGCAPLLKLESTHINALDHVDFDTLKLFALENQSEL